One Coffea arabica cultivar ET-39 chromosome 5c, Coffea Arabica ET-39 HiFi, whole genome shotgun sequence DNA window includes the following coding sequences:
- the LOC113688756 gene encoding beta-glucuronosyltransferase GlcAT14A-like translates to MRKNASSHSGRMFSDRRWKIPFFVSLLVSVTLFTVTIFGFYSSSYAVDQLQVDIISFAKEEDSSDFFIEYDLRRSLGSNGDHNLEPPRFAYLISGTKGDSERMLRTLDAVYHPRNQYILHMDLEAPPRERLDLTISVKNDPTFQEVDNVRVMAQSNLVTYKGPTMIASTLQAIAILLKESKNWDWFINLSASDYPLVTQDDMLHVFSNLSRNLNFIEHTQLRGWKLNQRAKPIIIDPGLYLSKKSDIATTTQRRSLPTSFKLFTGSAWVILTRSFVEYCIWGWDNFPRTILMYYANFVSSPEGYFHTVICNTEEFRSTAIGHDLHYIAWDTPPKQHPKSLTIKDFRQMVNSSAPFARKFHKDDPVLDKIDKELLGRKNRFSPGAWCIGSSEGEADPCTFRGDNSVFRPGPGAKRLEELMKNISSEDFRSKQCQSQS, encoded by the exons ATGAGAAAAAATGCTAGTTCACATTCAGGGAGGATGTTTAGTGACAGGAGGTGGAAAATTCCATTCTTTGTGAGTTTGCTTGTGTCCGTTACCTTGTTCACGGTGACAATATTTGGCTTCTATTCGTCATCTTATGCTGTGGATCAGTTGCAAGTTGATATCATCTCATTTGCTAAAGAAGAGGATTCCAGTGATTTTTTCATAGAATATGATTTAAGAAGGTCACTTGGATCAAATGGGGATCACAACCTAGAGCCACCAAGATTTGCCTATCTTATATCAGGTACAAAGGGTGATAGTGAAAGGATGTTGAGGACATTGGATGCTGTCTATCATCCCAGAAATCAGTATATTCTGCATATGGATCTTGAAGCTCCACCTCGAGAGAGGTTGGATTTGACGATTTCAGTGAAGAATGATCCTACCTTCCAAGAAGTTGATAATGTCCGTGTTATGGCACAATCGAATTTGGTGACATATAAGGGACCTACAATGATTGCCTCTACCCTTCAGGCTATTGCAATTTTATTGAAGGAGAGTAAGAACTGGGACTGGTTTATAAATCTGAGTGCTTCAGATTATCCTCTAGTGACTCAAGATG ATATGCTTCATGTGTTCTCTAATTTGTCCCGAAATCTCAATTTCATTGAACATACACAGCTTCGTGGCTGGAAATT GAACCAAAGAGCAAAACCTATCATCATTGATCCAGGTCTTTACTTATCAAAGAAATCTGACATTGCTACAACAACTCAACGTCGATCACTACCAACATCTTTTAAGCTGTTTACTG GTTCAGCATGGGTGATATTAACCAGGTCATTTGTAGAATACTGCATCTGGGGTTGGGATAATTTTCCCCGGACCATCCTCATGTACTACGCCAATTTTGTCTCATCTCCAGAAGGCTATTTCCATACAGTTATTTGCAATACTGAAGAGTTTCGCAGCACTGCAATCGGCCATGATCTCCATTACATTGCCTGGGACACCCCTCCCAAGCAGCACCCTAAATCATTGACCATTAAGGATTTCAGACAAATGGTAAACAGCAGTGCACCATTCGCCAGAAAGTTCCACAAAGACGATCCTGTTCTAGACAAAATTGATAAAGAGCTGCTTGGCCGTAAGAATCGTTTCTCACCCGGCGCATGGTGCATTGGAAGCTCAGAAGGTGAGGCTGATCCATGCACATTCAGGGGTGATAATTCGGTGTTTAGGCCCGGACCTGGTGCCAAGAGGTTGGAGGAACTAATGAAAAATATCTCATCCGAAGATTTTCGAAGCAAACAGTGTCAATCTCAGAGCTGA